The following proteins come from a genomic window of Tachyglossus aculeatus isolate mTacAcu1 unplaced genomic scaffold, mTacAcu1.pri SUPER_6_unloc_5, whole genome shotgun sequence:
- the LOC119922132 gene encoding olfactory receptor 143-like — translation MEERNCTTAAQLILLGLTDQPEVKLVVFLMFLTIHVTILVGNLTMVTLIEISPQLHSSMYFFLRNLSLLVVVYSSGIVSKVLINYLLETKVISFGECVVQFFFLSFYASMELFLATMTYDWFIAICHPLLYTVIMPKEVCILLVASSNLLSCVSAVVHTSSLFRLLFGSSNIINQPTSTKSMDQGKMVAVFYTLVILMYNPLIYTLRNKEVKGALKKTKIWKLFSQ, via the exons atggaggagagaaattgcACCACAGCTGCCCAGTTGATTCTCTTGGGATTAACAGACCAGCCAGAAGTAAAGCTCGTAGTGTTCCTTATGTTTCTCACAATCCATGTGACCATCCTCGTGGGGAATCTCACTATGGTAACCTTGATTGAGATCAGTCCCCAGCTTCACAgctccatgtactttttcctcaggaacctgtctctcTTAGTTGTGGTCTATTCCTCTGGCATTGTCTCCAAAGTTCTGATCAACTACTTATTGGAAACCAAGGTCATTTCATTTGGTGAGTGTGTGGttcagtttttctttctttctttctatgcaAGTATGGAATTATTTTTAGCCACAATGACATATGATTGGTTCATTGCCATCTGTCACCCATTGCTTTACACGGTGATTATGCCTAAGGAAGTCTGTATTCTTTTAGTAGCCAGTTCAAACCTCCTTTCCTGTGTGAGTGCAGTTGTGCACACTAGCTCTTTATTCAGATTGTTGTttggaagctctaatatcatcaACCA GCCCACCTCCACCAAATCCATGGATCAGGGCAAGATGGTGGCTGTGTTTTATACCCTGGTGATCCTCATGTACAACCCTCtgatctacactctgaggaacaaagaagtcaaAGGGGCCTTGAAGAAGACAAAAATCTGGAAACTCTTCAGTCAGTGA